In a single window of the Falsibacillus pallidus genome:
- the spoIIIAG gene encoding stage III sporulation protein AG, with translation MNREKGPLDWLKSQLLGKKEESGPSNKKNGKIQYLVILLLCGVAFMLISSMWKSGAAESSQETLANGDGGSPAAETFGSVKDAPNKSMADYEKQYENQLKEALDQMAGVSSVTVVVNVEASEQKVFEKNTNDQNQITSESDRDGGQRKIENQTKDEQLVIIRNGEKEVPIVRETRKPEIKGVLIVAKGAENIQVKKWIIEAVTRVLDVPSHRVAVMPKK, from the coding sequence ATGAATCGTGAAAAGGGACCATTGGACTGGCTTAAATCGCAGTTATTAGGCAAAAAGGAAGAATCCGGTCCTTCAAACAAAAAAAACGGAAAGATTCAATACTTAGTGATCCTTCTGTTATGCGGCGTCGCATTCATGCTGATAAGCAGCATGTGGAAGTCAGGAGCTGCTGAATCTTCTCAGGAAACATTGGCAAATGGCGATGGTGGAAGTCCTGCCGCAGAAACATTCGGTTCAGTAAAGGATGCTCCAAACAAGAGTATGGCTGATTACGAAAAACAATATGAGAACCAGCTGAAAGAAGCCCTTGATCAGATGGCAGGGGTCAGCAGTGTCACTGTTGTCGTCAATGTAGAGGCTTCAGAGCAAAAAGTATTCGAAAAAAACACTAATGACCAGAACCAAATCACAAGTGAATCCGATCGTGACGGCGGTCAGCGGAAAATAGAAAATCAAACGAAAGATGAGCAGTTGGTCATTATCCGCAATGGTGAAAAAGAAGTCCCAATCGTGAGAGAGACAAGAAAGCCTGAAATCAAGGGTGTTCTCATCGTAGCGAAGGGGGCAGAAAATATTCAAGTGAAAAAATGGATCATTGAAGCAGTGACCCGCGTCTTGGATGTACCAAGCCACAGAGTTGCTGTCATGCCGAAAAAATAA
- the spoIIIAF gene encoding stage III sporulation protein AF, whose translation MSFLVQWITNIIMFILLTVVMDMLLPNSSFKKYTKMVTGLLLITIILTPLLKLMSSNFEQVFNGAVIQDPAESEQVEKLIENKKKEIQASQRAYILKQMAVQLKKDAEEELIDQFGIGIQSVELVMQKDNEQNFPDNLEKVVVYLGEPQDDNHQNDIEAVKPITIDSSSDKDPKKTFKNENEVIDLLANRWNLDAQRIQIHYEGGISGKHES comes from the coding sequence ATGAGTTTTCTTGTGCAATGGATAACTAATATTATCATGTTCATATTGTTAACGGTTGTCATGGACATGCTGCTTCCCAATTCCTCTTTTAAAAAATATACGAAAATGGTGACGGGGCTGCTGCTTATCACGATTATTCTAACGCCTCTTTTAAAACTGATGTCCTCTAATTTTGAACAAGTTTTTAATGGAGCGGTGATCCAGGACCCGGCAGAAAGCGAACAAGTAGAAAAATTAATAGAAAATAAGAAAAAAGAAATACAAGCCTCACAACGTGCATATATTTTAAAACAAATGGCTGTCCAACTAAAAAAGGACGCTGAAGAGGAGTTGATTGATCAATTTGGTATAGGAATCCAATCCGTCGAGCTGGTAATGCAGAAAGATAATGAACAAAACTTTCCTGATAATCTGGAAAAGGTAGTCGTTTATCTCGGTGAACCGCAAGATGATAATCACCAAAATGATATTGAAGCGGTAAAGCCGATTACTATAGATTCCAGCTCAGACAAAGATCCTAAGAAGACATTTAAGAATGAAAACGAAGTGATCGACCTCTTGGCCAACAGATGGAATTTAGATGCACAAAGAATCCAAATTCATTATGAAGGGGGGATTTCAGGAAAACATGAATCGTGA